Genomic window (Aquimarina sp. BL5):
TTTTTAAGAAAGCCTGTATTAGTTCATCATCAATATTGTATTTACGAACCGTTATTTGAAACGAATTGAGGATAGGATTAAGACTTATACCTTGATCATAGGCTCGGTAGTAATCTTCTTCAAAATTCGAAAACAAAGTGGCTTTATCGTAATCGTGAAATGTGTCAACAATTTCATCTGCAAAACGAACAAAACCATAAATACTATAGATGCTATCTCTTATTGATTTATCAAACAGTTTAATACCCATTGAAAATGAAGTACTGTAATTCTGTGTAACAATTTTACTACACCTAAATGATACATCATCAAATAATTCCTTCATTTACTGCTTTTTAAATTTTTTTAATGCAATTATGATGATACATCATCATAATTATCAATACTTAAAAGTATTACTTCAGTCTAATTTCCTCTATAAGAGAGATATATCTGAAGAGCTAGTTACGCATTAAAACTATTTAATTCTTCTTACTTTATATTTTGACAAGTTAATATCGTCTGCAAAAGTAATCATCTTTTTCAAACTCGCCTACTTTTTAAATAAGCAATTACACTATCCTCTATACCTCTATGAGTTTGGTTTGGTTATCTTTAGAGTTTAACAATTAAATATTAGAAGTACTTATTCTAAAAAATATTACTTACCAAGATAATGGATATAATCAAATTACTATAGACGATCTCAGAGATTAATATCACGAAAAGCTTGTTAAGGAATATCCTGAATATCAAAAAAACTGATAGCGATATATAGCAAATAAAATGGCCAAGTTTAATCCAAAAGCTTATATTTATTTACAAAGTTTACAAATCATTTGATTTCGTATTAAGAAAAAAACAATTGAACTTGACTATTAAAAAGTAATTTAATGAGAACTAAGATAACTGAACTGTTTGGTATTGAACATCCTATTATGCAAGGAGGAATGCACTACGTTGGCTTTGCTGAATTGGCTGCTGCCGTTTCTAATGCAGGTGGTATTGGTACAATTACAGGATTAACCCAAAAAACTCCCGCTGATTTAGCAAACGAAATTGCAAAATGTAAGGACTTGACCGATAAACCTTTTGCAGTAAATCTAACATTTTTACCTACCGTTAACGCTCCAGATTATCCAGGCTACGTTAAAGCCATTATTGAAGGCGGAGTAACCGTTGTAGAAACAGCAGGACGAAATCCACAAGAGGTACTACCATATCTAAAAGATGCAGGAATTAAGATCATTCACAAATGTACTTCTGTAAGACATGCTCTAAAGGCTCAGTCTATTGGTTGCGATGCAGTCTCCGTTGATGGTTTCGAGTGTGGTGGTCATCCGGGAGAGGATGATATTCCGAACATGATTTTGCTGCCACGCGCTCAAGAAGAATTAGAAATTCCATTTTTAGCTTCTGGCGGAATGGCAGATGCTCGCTCTTTAGTATCTTCTTTGGCTATGGGTGCCGAAGGTATAAATATGGGAACTCGTTTTATGG
Coding sequences:
- a CDS encoding nitronate monooxygenase family protein — translated: MRTKITELFGIEHPIMQGGMHYVGFAELAAAVSNAGGIGTITGLTQKTPADLANEIAKCKDLTDKPFAVNLTFLPTVNAPDYPGYVKAIIEGGVTVVETAGRNPQEVLPYLKDAGIKIIHKCTSVRHALKAQSIGCDAVSVDGFECGGHPGEDDIPNMILLPRAQEELEIPFLASGGMADARSLVSSLAMGAEGINMGTRFMATQEAPIHQNVKQAILDATELDTRLVMRPLRNTERVMNNAAVQRLLEKEEKLGKDIQFKDIIEEVAGVYPKIMMEGDMEVGAWSCGMVVGLIHDIPTCKELIDRIMQDAHNLITKRLNGLL